In Salinigranum marinum, one DNA window encodes the following:
- a CDS encoding PQQ-binding-like beta-propeller repeat protein has translation MNCGRPSPRARRRLVGLGVVLSGVLAGAVGPAAAHGGAAAAPSSPVDQVPTWAGVALGLALVALGVAAVGRGLGRATRAVGGVAVVLLAGSLLVAVVGATGVGLPGGPSTETPLWVSETGRDIGGNHHAAAVADGRVYAPLSGPGTSAGCELVSLHGTDGGVVWRAPVETNCTIHAVADPAVADSDGDGVAEVLVATTEDDLRTYSRDGDLLRRSTLSDYGYTRPAVADLGGSDGPETVVVDVRGSVVVFDAAGEQVWQYALDDYVWARPVVGDVDGDGSGEVFVAPRDGTLTLLSGAATSGNDAADDAGTAGPAVEWSTAVGDSPDISWLAAGEADGDPARELVVATVDGGVYAVDGATGEVEWSRQVGSLAAVGGFGDGDADGDSEVYVADHTGQVRALDAATGDDEWVTRVTDGPVQMMPPPSLGDTDGDGAADLVVPAHDGRVSKLDPADGHVVARYAPMGAANDRGGDRIFARATLSDLDGDGDDDAVVVYADGTVVALDF, from the coding sequence ATGAACTGCGGTCGACCGTCCCCGCGTGCTCGTCGACGCCTCGTCGGCCTCGGCGTGGTGCTCTCTGGCGTGCTCGCGGGTGCCGTCGGACCCGCGGCAGCACACGGCGGGGCGGCCGCGGCTCCGTCCTCACCGGTCGATCAGGTGCCGACGTGGGCCGGAGTCGCTCTGGGGCTCGCCCTCGTGGCGCTCGGCGTCGCGGCCGTCGGGCGCGGCCTCGGACGGGCGACCCGGGCCGTCGGCGGTGTCGCGGTCGTCCTCCTCGCCGGGAGCCTGCTCGTCGCCGTCGTGGGCGCGACCGGCGTCGGCCTCCCCGGTGGCCCCTCGACCGAGACGCCCCTCTGGGTGAGCGAAACCGGTCGCGACATCGGCGGGAACCACCACGCGGCGGCGGTCGCCGACGGCCGGGTGTACGCCCCGCTGAGCGGTCCGGGTACCTCCGCGGGCTGTGAGCTCGTCTCCCTCCACGGAACGGACGGCGGCGTGGTGTGGCGAGCCCCCGTCGAGACCAACTGTACGATCCACGCGGTGGCTGATCCCGCGGTCGCCGACAGCGACGGCGACGGCGTCGCGGAAGTGCTCGTCGCCACCACCGAAGACGACCTCCGGACGTACAGCCGCGACGGCGACCTCCTCCGGCGGAGCACCCTCTCGGACTACGGCTACACCCGCCCGGCGGTCGCCGATCTCGGTGGCAGCGACGGGCCGGAGACGGTCGTCGTCGACGTCCGGGGGAGCGTCGTCGTGTTCGACGCCGCGGGGGAGCAGGTGTGGCAGTACGCGCTCGACGACTACGTCTGGGCGCGGCCGGTCGTCGGCGACGTCGACGGTGACGGCTCCGGCGAGGTGTTCGTCGCCCCGCGCGACGGCACGCTCACGCTCCTGTCAGGAGCGGCTACGAGCGGGAACGACGCGGCCGACGACGCGGGCACGGCCGGCCCGGCCGTCGAGTGGTCGACGGCCGTCGGGGACAGCCCCGATATCTCGTGGCTCGCCGCCGGCGAGGCCGACGGCGACCCCGCGCGCGAACTCGTGGTCGCCACGGTCGACGGCGGCGTCTACGCCGTCGACGGGGCCACGGGCGAGGTGGAGTGGAGCCGGCAGGTCGGGTCGCTCGCCGCCGTCGGCGGCTTCGGTGACGGCGACGCCGACGGCGACAGCGAGGTGTACGTCGCCGACCACACCGGCCAGGTCCGTGCGCTCGACGCCGCCACGGGCGACGACGAGTGGGTGACGCGCGTCACGGACGGTCCGGTCCAGATGATGCCCCCACCGTCGCTCGGCGACACCGACGGCGACGGCGCGGCCGACCTGGTCGTCCCCGCCCACGACGGACGCGTCTCGAAACTCGACCCCGCCGACGGCCACGTCGTCGCGCGCTACGCGCCAATGGGGGCGGCGAACGACCGTGGCGGCGACCGGATCTTCGCGCGGGCGACGCTCAGTGACCTCGACGGCGACGGCGACGACGACGCGGTCGTGGTCTACGCCGACGGGACGGTCGTGGCGCTGGACTTCTGA